The window GAATTTGTAATTATTATAAAGTACAAAGGCATTTCCTTATTGTTTTGATGTAATGTGGCTAtgataaatgttattttttttttttgagaattggtAAATGATATAAAGCATGATACATTTCTTGAGTTCATGGCACATTCAACAGTGATGTTGATATGTAAATATCTTTAAAGTTCCTTCTGGTTGCGGactttttaatacaaatatcttAAAACgataataaattatgattttaccCTTGCTTTTGTTTTGAGAATCATTGTATCTGTCTCAAATTTCTCGATCGATTTGAGTCAAAAGTACCAACAATCTGTTAACCATATCCGATACAAATTCCAAACCCACACCCATGTCGCATTGACGTGTGTGCggcaccaaaagtgaagagttcGCGCAACTCAACTATATCATCGCCAAGTTAGTGTTGAATACAATTTTCGTCATATGAGACAATTTACTGATATTCTCTGATGAGCATCCACATTCTTGCATCAGTATCATGTAAACTAGTAGTTACAAGATCAACCATTCTCTTTAACAAGCACTCATGGAGTGTGCTTgtctaattaatttatatgtacCTTATCAACAAACCTTAATGACCTTTGGTATTTACGATTAGGATTTAGGACTTAAGAGGGATCGAGGTCTTATCAACATGATATGATCATTATCCTTGAATCAATTTGCCCTCATCCAAGGGTTTCATTAGCTTGTTCCAATTATAGACAATGTACAACATGATGATGAAATGTTTCCCTTTGATTATCATATAACGAATGAAGTTGTTACAAAACTATCTGTTCTCTTAGCTTATTTAGAACATTCGACTTGACTGATTGAATTGTATGTTGACCTACAGTCGAAATGATTTTGGTAttgcaaatatattttaggtCATTGGGGTATTGACTTCTTGTTAGACGGTATGCTAAATCTATTGATGGTCCTAACAagaaagaatgattttttttgtcatattatcatattaattttaAGGGATTACATAATTAAGTTGTATACTAACTGGTCAATGTTTACCAGGTAAGGGTCTGTAGCCATTTTTGACCAGGATCCCCAAGGTTCAAGTCATTGTGTCATTAGGATATCATCTTAATAGACTTATGACATATTGGAATATGATGTTGTGCTTATGCTGACATTTTGCATGTCACAAAGTCTTATCCTAAGCACTTGCCATCTTTTTTTCATATGCACTTAACAAGATGATAAGACTTTGAAGTAAATGGAAGAATGATTTTTGAAATACTTCATGCACTGGTTTTTGTGTGGTTCCATTATTGACTTGATCATTCATTGGTAATGACTTTGATGACACATTTAGCAGATTACTAGAAAAAAGATGCATACGACTTCCGTTATTCTTGATGAGAAGCTTGTGCAAtctttattaaaatatacataGAGTGGGTTGTTCAAGCAAGAATTATTAGCAAGTATATTTTCTTGAGTAACATGTGTAATTATACAACAACATAACCAGTGAAGTCTCACAAGTAGGATCTGGGGAGACCTTACCCCTATACCTGGAGCAAATCAAGTAGTTATAATGTGAAGGAATAATTGTATTTCCATAAATCAGGATACTTTTCTCTTTGTATAGGATACATTAAGTTCTAAGTAAGGCCTATTAGACTATTAAGTGTGCCATGCTTTCTCCATCCTTGTGTTTAATACAGAACTTCGTACATTCTTGTATTTATACATGACTTAACTCTTCTCTAGAGAACCTTTTCCTTCTCTCATCGTAATTGCTAGAAATATGCATGGTTGTTGATTAAATTTTGGAGGGAGGCTTACTTGACTTCTCACAGAGGAGAAATTTCTACATCAAGTATGATGAAGGAGTGAAGGACTTTAACGTTATTATTTTAACCTTTCCTTCTCAAAATACTTGTAGCCTCATGAGTACATTTCTTCTATGAGATGTTTGTATAGTGAAATATGCGAAATTACACATGCTTCTCTTGTAAGTTTGCATCACCATTTCCTCAAAATGGTACTAGTGTCATTCTGAGAGATATACGTAATGCATGCTCATTTTGCAATAAAGTGTTTGTGAAATGTTGTTAACATGTGTACTTTGACGGCCAAGTTTTGTACTCCTGTTTATAAACTGATTTGGAATAAAAGTTTGAAAGAAACAATGTATGACactaattcaaaaaataatttgaagtaaGGATTTGTGCTGGACTTTGTGGATAGATTTTTTTCCTTGAATGTATTACTTATGGTGAAGTCAAATGATTAGCGATTTGGAAATTTCTACAGAGTGATAGACAATTTAGTGTAGTAGCACAAAACATAATAGTTGGCTATCCAGTGCCAGCCTTGTTCTGATTGCAcgaatttgtttttaattttgtcCAAATGTGATGTAGTTTGTATAACGTCATGTGGATAATGGGAAGTGAGAGGTGCAATTAGAAGGACTCTATATCCCATTATATAAGAAGAGTATAGATGCAGGCATAGGTAGAAGGGCATTCATTAAATAAAACAGAGGACGATAAAGGGAGTGGGTGAGACCATGGTGAGGAGTTTCCTAAGGAAGAAGTATGAGTGGAGTTGGGAGCTGAGAAGAAGATGCAATTGCTGGTCTCAACGGTTTCAACATGGATTTATTTCATTGTTTCTGGAACATAGCCAGGAGTGACATCATTGAAGGTGGTAGAAGACTATTGAAGTATGGAGAAATTAGAATAGGATCTCGACACTTCTTTTACTGTAGTTATTCTAAAAGATGGTGGAGCATGCTACATCTCGTGCTTGCATCTTTACTGCAGTTATTCTGAAAGATGGTGGAGCATGCTTCATCTCGTGCTTGCAAGGCACAAGGAAGGGAATATATAGGTGAATATAGGAATAAAACAAAGTGTTACACTTGATTTACAAAATTATAGACATGCATATAATAATCATATTAAGTGCTCCACATTAGTTGAGGAAATAGACTGTTGTCTCTTTGTATGGTTTTGAGCAACACTcacctcatgagctagcttttagAGTTGATTTAAAGCAATCATTCATTTTCttaacatggtattagagccaaACACATCCTTGTTCTTGGTTCGCCCAATGTCATCCACATAACAGATTATCCATCGGGGGAGTGCAGCAGGAGGGGGGAGAGTGTTAAGTGTCCCACATTGGTTAAGGaaatatattgttgttttctttATATGATCTTGGGCAATTCTCTCCTCGTAAGAtaacttttggggttgagttagactCAACGTCTGTTTATTAACAAATTATAACATGCAGTAACTTCGATATATTACCTATTCTTCCTTCTACCTTAATTTAATCCATCAGAGGTATAAGAAAGCATAAAATGTCGTCACGCTATAAGAGATGCAGTATAACACCAGATTAATTTTGTAATGTATAACCTACATAATGCCTTGAAATAATCTGTCCATTGCAATATGTATCGATGTGTATTGACCAAGAGCTATTTTTTCGTATTACTGCTTCAAATTCATTTTGCTAGTACAAGGGGAGTCTTAAATATGTTCCAGAATGAGGTGATTCTTTATGGAACTTGTTATTGCAGTACCCTGCTCCTTCTTGTACTGTGCAAAGAAATAGATGTTACTATTTCATTAAAACTTCatgctaaattttctatttcattacTCCAGATGAGTTCTTTGATTCTTTCTCCTTTTGACTGTTGCAGATATTCCAATAGAGTGGAACTCGATGTTGAACCAGCTTGACCAACTCGGATTTGATGGTTTGGAGGTTCACATACTTCTTAGACATTGTTTATCGCTACTTCCTTTACTTGGACATCTTTCTAGTTTTGATctgacatttatttttaagtgtttGTAAATGGATCAAGAGGGAAAGTATAACAGGTAAGTTACAAGTTAATAGTGTACTTGCTCCTACACTCTTTGCAAGTTCTATTGAGTAAAAAATAGCCAAAGTTTGATGAGAGCTGCCTTTTGTTTTAATATAGTAATTTGGACCAATATTTTAGTAAgaaattctaatttttcttcATACTGAAATGCTGATGTGTTGTGTTATAAAATATCATCTGGTCATACAGTTGTAGCTCTCATATTGCAAGGAATTGCTTGCTTGCTATGTAGTTTTTTCCTCTTACGGGTCGTTTGGTACATGGAATGAGATAAGCAATAAATTTTCGTGTGATTTGTACCTTCTATATGAGATAGTAATTTCGGGATTACTGATACCTCAAATCAAATTTAGACAAACTTAAtcttaaatttaatttcaagATTATTATCTTTTATCGACCTCTACTATGTAATGGTAAAGCTAAAATCTCAGGCACCACAAAAAGGGAGAAATGGGCAAGTATCCACCTTTTGAACGGTTAATCAAATTTAGCCTAcgtttgaaaattaatttaattttattttttaattgttgaagTATCGTTTAGAAGGTGACATGATCAGATTGTAAcataaaaatctttaaatttcgGTGCTAACGTGAAATATTATGACCCTATAATGTGTTCTTGGAATTAAAACTGACGGTTGAAATTTCAACCTTGTGAATTTTTATAAGTTTGAGTTGGCTTTTATAAGTTTATACTTCACGATTTTCATTAAACTCCTAGGTATAGTCTAGagtttcatttatatataaaaaattcatagcaagatctatttgaatatatatatatatatatatatatatatatatatataNNNNNNNNNNNNNNNNNNNNNNNNNNNNNNNNNNNNNNNNNNNNNNNNNNNNNNNNNNNNNNNNNNNNNNNNNNNNNNNNNNNNNNNNNNNNNNNNNNNNNNNNNNNNNNNNNaaaattttgaagttgaaaatattttttaaaaacaaacttaatttttttggggggtggagGGGCTGGTAAGGTGGGTGAGTGggtggggtgaaaaaataaaaatttgaagtagaaaatatttttaaaaaagaaacttaattttttttaaggaggTAGGGGAGCTGATGGGGGAAGGCTAGGGagggttaaaaaataaaaaattgaaattagaaatatcttttaaaaacaacttttaatattttttttttttggggaggTGGTGGTAGGGGGAAGGGTAGGggggttaaaaaataaaaagttgaaattagaaatatcttttaaaaacaaatttttaattttattttttttgggggaggTGGTGGTAgaggtgagggtggggtaaaaaaattgaagttaaaaacattttttaaaaacaagttttaaattttttttggggggagggtagagacaaaataaattgattttttcaaacaaaaaatattgtaatttgaagttagaagagagctttggaaaatgttttccttaagttttgatggaaagtcatttttcttaaatttgaggaaaatgagttgatttgaaaaacattctccaaaacatttaacccaaccaaacatgagaaaattagaaaatatttttcgaaaaatgttttccttcataccaagtACATCCTTAATCTTAAATATAATTTCGAGATTAATATTTTTATCGCATGTATTGAATGACCTTTACTATGTAAAGGTAAAGCAAAAATCTCAGGTACCATTAAAAAGGGGGAAATGGGTAAGTATCCACCTTTTGAACTGTTAATAAAACTTTAGCCTAcgtttgaaaattttattttattttataaattgttgaagTATCGTTTAGATAATGACATGATCAGACTACAAcataaaaatctttaaattttggTGCTAATGTGAAATATTAGGACCCCATAAAGTGTTCTTGGAGTTAAAACTGACGATTTGAATTTCAACCTTTATGAGTTCCAAGGCATAGTCTAGGAGTACCATTTAtcgaaaaaatatttatagcaAGATCTGTTTGAATTCTAGCTATTGTTCTTGAATTCAAAGAGGCATGATGCACTAGACAATCATTTTCATACCTATTTCACTCATAATATACGTTTTTaaagcttatatatatatatatattaccttaaaagcatgaactcctaacttgaatgttaaattactataatatctcTAACTTatgttgtgattttttcgatgagttgtgactttttccgaaggattgtgattttttgataagttgtgactttttcaaaggattGTGAGTTCTcaaaaggtcatgacttttccaataaaacacaaaaaatacttGTTTATACCACCCTTTGTTGACTAAAAATAGAGGAGCTTACTCTCatttttttcaaccacaattttttttaatcttctactcttcttcttcttgcatatTAAAAGATttcgtgtgatttattgtcattGAGTGAGTTCGAATAAGGCTGTAAGTGATACCTTGCTCTTAGTATATGCTTATTACGGTCGAGTTGTGAGTGGAAAGAAAGATTTCTTTTTGGTGAAAACAGAAAATGTACATTTTTATCAGTTTATTACTTGTGCCATTAGTTGTATGATAGCCTGGTGCTGCCTTTTCTgcaataattttatcatatcaaaattaaatttgttgcTAATAGTGGTCCATTTGTAACTTGCTAAGTGCATGGTTGTGGTGTTAAATCCCCTTTGATGATATATTTCAATGTTCTACCAACAATagaagaattaagaaaaaagagGAGAGATTTTATCTCGAGGATTACATGAAACGTATCTATCCTTTCTCTCCACTCAATATTTCTCTGGTGTCTCTACGTTGCATTTTGTACCTtcaccttttctcttcttttttaacAATTTGTGAAGGAACACACCGTCATTATTATTGTCAAAATGCGGTTGTCTTTACCTCCCCTTTTGATAGTCATCTTTGATGTTTGAGTGAACTGCCTTGTTTTTTTCCTCAGAGTTGTTGACTGATGAACTTCTCAATTGGCACTACCGAAAGGTCATTAATTTgcataatatatacattagtatgtaatgtttcaatatatgaagttaacatgatatagtctaaattcatttgttgttttttttaacattttctcttgtgatgtaatTATATGCTTCTGAACatcttttcaaaaattattaaacttctcaagagttagagaattgtcacaatttatttttttgatgctcagtacaaaagaatgactttatttatcaatgttacttgTGTGATTTAGAATGttaggaagtttgcttcaaaatagttattactatataaacattgcccttttgttttacttatttactatttcttaatattacaatattttagacgaagaaaagttcatatatatatatataaggtatttgtatttaaattaaagtattacatatgtcacaaatgtataatcaagttaacaagatctattaacttcaaaatatattattttaaattgtcccgagttctttttttttttcacaaaaaatgtgaaaatatgtgaatatatatgaatcatttaaaaattatcatttacaaaataaattttaatttcaatagtATGgaattatcattttaattttgtccctacactaaattaaaatctaataactatataaaaatatagcaatattaattaaaagtcctatttatttatgttagtataaaatttattagaaatacaACTATTGCACactaattctttagttatagcattataaattttcttagttattactaaCTAGTGAACTTATCTGCGCTTTGCGcgtttataaaaaataataagatgtcattatatatttatccagatatttaattattttcatagagaaaaatattttggtagtAGTTAGATGACTTCCAACAAAGTCATAAGTTACTTAACTAATAAAATCTAGCTTTGATTtatttacatagtcaattgagaagtcaaatatgagagtcaacaacaagaacgtcatttattatgttataacttataaaataaaaattattatacaaaaaattagttctaaaaaattaaatgtaattgttctcttcacatgttcatatgacatctgaACAGTTTAACGCGAAATACACGTGCAAACAtatctggttagatgacaagaaaaatacacaataaatatcgtctataaggtaatattattGAGATACGGccaattacatgattgaacctcaacaaattgaaataaatatatgcatttaactaataaaaattttcattgaccatcttcataggttcgcgtgaataagaaatatatatgatgatccacactgaacattcacaaaaaaatctgcactattattttgtgcaaagcttattattcaaatttcgcttaaataagcaatactatttactataacatatattttctgaattgatAATCACGTACAACGCACGTGTTGAAAAACTAGTATGTATATttaacatttgaaaaaaaattatatttgatccAAAATCTATACTTGAACCCCTCTAAATTAACCAACACCACAAATGGACAGGGGTGGACATGATACGGTATTGAAAAGTTTGGATCGGTAATTTTGATTTACGGTTTTTGAAAATACcgtaaatattttcaaaaactgTATGCAATGGCGGTTTTTCAATGGCCGTAAATCAAAATTACAGATCCGAACTTTTCAATACCGTATCATGTCCACCCCTGTCCATTTGTGGTGTTGGTTAATTTAGAGGGGTTCAGTGGCATTTTGGTTTCAATATTTTACTGTATGCAATGGCGGAgccaaaatttcaaataaggagtgtcaaaatataaagaagttaaATTGTGTAGGAGTCGAGGAGTgtcaatatgtaatatatatatacataaaaagtatatttttgtcTAGGTACGCAATATAATTTTCCGACGAAATTGtatgtggctccgccactgactGTATGGTAAATCAGTTGCCATAGATTGATCAATTTTAAGTCTTCTCGTATGATACATAATTATGATTTTGGCTTTTCAAGAAATATCTCAACTATATATTAACCTTATACatgtaaaaatattcaaaataaagtacaaacaaTTGTCTTTGTTAATCCAAAAagaacattaaaataaatatcaaatactaaaattttaaaataaatacatatcaaatattataaaactcaaaccacaatatcaaatatttcaatttcacCATAATATTCTATATCTACCGTACCATGCCCACGAGAGAGGTTTTCTTAATGGATTGTTTGTAAATTGGCCCAAAATCTCCATCTTTAGGCCTTCTAAAAGACCAAAGaccacaaaattgaaaaaattatcagAAAGCGGGAAGCACGTGAGCAAACTTTATATGAGAAGCCACGTATACCCCCTACCCCCACCCGCCACCACATGTCACATAGACAAAATTCAAAGCTTGTCACTTTCACCTAGTTATTATTATGAACTGCAACAACATTTACTAGCAATTTTTGAATGTGATCTCTCTAGTTTCTGTTTTTGTTCAAAATCTTAAACCCCTTGTCTAAAATCTTGAGAGAGAAAAACACCCAAATGTGGCCAGCTTTAGTAGTTGCAGCAGCAGCAGGATCTGGTTTTTTAGCCAAGAAAATCTTTAACCAAAATGCCACTGAACCCATCTCTGGTTCCACTGAAAGTGACAGTAAATGTGATAAACTCAATGATCCAGAAGAGTTTATGACTTCCTTTCAgcataaagattcaatctttaccAGTATTTGTGATAAACCCTTTAACCCACAAGGgcataaagattcaatctttatcAGTAATTTTGATAAACCCTTTGATCCAGAAGGGTTTAACACTCCCTTTCAGCataaagattcaaactttgtgTGTAGTCTTGGCTGTAGCATTCAAGAAAAGAGTGAGGGGTTTTCTGATGGGTCAATTTTTAGGTTTTCAAGTGCTTCTGGTTCTGAAATGGGGTTTAggaatttgaggaagaaaaatgTGGAAGGTTCTAAAAAGACCAAAGGAAATGTGATGGAGTGGAAGGGAAAAAGTGGTGGGAAATTAGGGGGAAAATGTGGAAATGTGAGGAGTGGTGAAAAGGAATTGGTTAGGTTGGATCAGAGGAAGAGAAGGAATGGGAAGAgattttatgtttgtttaaaGAAGAGGAGAACTAATAAAGTTCCTTCAGGGAAATGTGATTCTTGTGCTTCCAAAGGTAAActttctaaaatattatatatatattgtacatTTTCTTTTCTGTCACTTTAATGCAATAGTATGCTTTGGTAGGGACTGTGTTTCAATTTAATTGTGGATCACAATTTCTCATTTAGCTAATGTTGCTCTCAAGTCCACTATCTTTTGTTCATAGAAACATCATGACACTCTAATTTTGAATGTGTTGGTTGATAACTGTGTTTGTTATGGAATGAAAGTAGAAAATTAGTCTTGCATAGGTATGGAGTTGCTGTTAGGGAGCGGTTTacccccaatgtgggactttccgGTGCGGATCCGAATTTAGTTAGGCTCTAATGTACAAGGAAGCGCTTTACtcccaatgtgggacttccgGGTACAAATTTGAATTTAGCTGGGCTCTAATGTGGATACCAGACACTAGGTggcaaaccaaaaaaaataaaaaaaaggatgtGAAAAAACTCAAATTGGAATTGCAACTTTCATAATCATATGGAGAGGTGTTCAACCGTCTTATATTCATCACGTTCGAAGGTATTTAAAAGAATATTGGGGCCTGAAGCTAAAGAATGGCGGCTTCTAGTTGTcgaagtgtgtgaccatctcatctaaaagcttaagttgttagagagaccccacttttattaattaattattctcaACACTAGTAGTATGACTATTTATTTACCTTTAGCAAAATTTTGAGAGAAGAGTTACACTAGTGCAATGGGGCATCAGCAGAGTAGCTTCTGTACATTGTTTAGCATAGTCATCATAGATACTGATAATGTTACTTTTgcaatatattaaatttacaaAATGTGCAATTTATGTTTTAGCTATGTGATCTGCTCTCCTATTCGTCTTCTATgcctttctttttattttgaatggGGTTGGCAAGGTTTTATCGTGACCTGTGTTAAAAGAGTCTGAGTCTGACCAGTAGTACCATAGAGATGATGATAATCTGCATTTTGATACATTAACCGGACACCATCTTTTTTTCCATTAAATAGCTCGGTCAGCTGCTGGTGGAATCAAAACAACTTTTCACCTGATTGTGGAGTTAAGCAGTAAGATGCCAGATCCCCATAAATGTAAAGCTCCAAAACATTGGCTCTCTCATGTTGAGAGCAAAACTATATATTGTCAAACATTGCTAGGTTTCAACTTATACCAATGAAAGTGCAGAACAAGTATGCATCCATTTGGATCTGCTTTCGGGATTTTCAGATTGCTAATTGAAAGAGAGCCTTATACTGTTTAGGTCTTTTGGTCATTGTTACAGAAAATTATTGTGTTAATAAAAGAAGAATatcttagggtgtgtttggtatgaaggaaaatgttttcttggaaaataagcAGTATAAGCAGTGTGCTTACTTATCTTTCTGTGCTTGGTAAGTAAGCAAATATATTATCACAAGTCATTTACATGTAATCTAGGCAAACAATATAGCGGATGGGGTTGTCGGACGGGGGTGTGGGATGGTAGGGATGGGGGCAATGGGGGAAGAGTGGGGATGGGTGCATTGAAGGGTGGGAACGAGACAATTAGTATAGAATGCCACTTATGGAACTGTCTTTCATCACTGTATTTACTTTCTCTGGTCAGCTGGTATCCTGTCATGGCTCGATGCAAACTACAACTACAACAATATCATTCCCAGTGTGTTTCCACAAGTGAGGTGTACATAGACCTTACCCCAACCTTTGAGgggttgtttccaatagaccctcggttcaagaaaaaacattttacaAAACAGGTTTGGAAAATACAAGAATTAAGAAGCTGAGATGAAAATATCATAGAAAAGAAGAACATTGACAGCGGAAATAGTTAACATTATCAATGTAAAAGAAACAACAGTTCTTAATAAGCTCGATGCATACTACTACTATCCATTGGTCGGACTTGATGACGTGAAAGAATAATTACTCTTCCTGTTTAGTTCAAAAATTTCTGGTTGTGTATCTTACTTTGATAATCTTATTGGAGTGAACGTTATCTGTTATCTTAAGTTGCGGTGAACCGTGAACCTATATATAATTTGCTGCCCTATGCATTTTTTAGATTCCCTTGCTTAATGTGCCTTACATTGTCCAGGTAATTCTTTTTTTGGTTATGGACTCGGAATTGGAATGATGTGTATGATGTCAGCTGGGAAATCCGAGATCAATAGGCTCAACACTACCATGGATGAAACTGCAAAAGCTGTAGAGGAATTAAAAGCTGAACTTTCTAGGAAAAAAGTTGCACATAACCTGTGTGCTTCGAAGAATGAAGGCGACATAGATGAAAAGAATAATAGAGAATGTAGAATACATGCGATTGCTGAGAGTAACAATGAGAACAGGAATATTTATAGAGCACTAGATCTTCAAGTGGCTGAGGAAGGTGAATGTGCAAGCAGTGTCGTTACAGAAGAGCCACAACCTGAGGTTATGGAAATGGATCAGCTGGAAGCTGAGCTTGAATCCGAGTTACTAAAGCTTCCATGGTGTGCTACAGAAGATATGGATTTGAATGGAGGAAGAGATCCTTGTCAGGTGAGCTCATTGTGTAATAAATTTCCTCTATATGATCTTGACTACCCTGCTTATCTTTTCCATCTCTCTGTGTTTTCACTACAATTTGGTAGTTTCCCAACTTCTTAATAATTTACCTATATTTGTTAATGAGTACATTTTCGTTGGGTCCATTCAAAACAAATTCTATTAAGAATCTTTTCAGCATCATCTTGATGCAAGTAATATGGTGTTATATACAAATCAATACTAATGCCTTGATCCAGAAAGAGTGATGCGGTATGAATTAGAACTGTTCCTTAAGTTTCTATTTAAAATTAACATGTTCAGAAATTATTCTAAGTCATAATTCATGAACATAAAAAGTGTAAAAATTGTTTGTAAAATTCATAGTCAAAGGGTAATTTTTGACTAACCAAATTGTGATAGGGTCAGATAAACGGTATAGTTTTTTTACTTATCATGTAGTAacttagtaggcgtttggaCTAAAACGATGTGATATCTGAAAAGAGTAGTATTTGCAATTGGTGAATCCAAATGGATATCAATTCATTATGTTATTCTTGTTAAGAGGTACCATGAATTTGGATAAAATAGTCTCATAAGCACAAACAAAAATTGGAAGTTATTCTTAGGTTAGGTTGTTTGGACTTTTTCTAACTAGAAATGG is drawn from Solanum stenotomum isolate F172 unplaced genomic scaffold, ASM1918654v1 scaffold14230, whole genome shotgun sequence and contains these coding sequences:
- the LOC125850137 gene encoding uncharacterized protein LOC125850137 isoform X1, yielding MWPALVVAAAAGSGFLAKKIFNQNATEPISGSTESDSKCDKLNDPEEFMTSFQHKDSIFTSICDKPFNPQGHKDSIFISNFDKPFDPEGFNTPFQHKDSNFVCSLGCSIQEKSEGFSDGSIFRFSSASGSEMGFRNLRKKNVEGSKKTKGNVMEWKGKSGGKLGGKCGNVRSGEKELVRLDQRKRRNGKRFYVCLKKRRTNKVPSGKCDSCASKGNSFFGYGLGIGMMCMMSAGKSEINRLNTTMDETAKAVEELKAELSRKKVAHNLCASKNEGDIDEKNNRECRIHAIAESNNENRNIYRALDLQVAEEGECASSVVTEEPQPEVMEMDQLEAELESELLKLPWCATEDMDLNGGRDPCQDDFLEKEFNQADDRNAETYQCSGVLPSELDQKLCHLLIEQQEGQIVELESELRQTHSKLHEKEAELQALKDCDRRLTEFSLGNASDEETDGKMEDEIIGGGDQEKKIRPESGKSIVGMKRSMIF
- the LOC125850137 gene encoding uncharacterized protein LOC125850137 isoform X2; translated protein: MWPALVVAAAAGSGFLAKKIFNQNATEPISGSTESDSKCDKLNDPEEFMTSFQHKDSIFTSICDKPFNPQGHKDSIFISNFDKPFDPEGFNTPFQHKDSNFVCSLGCSIQEKSEGFSDGSIFRFSSASGSEMGFRNLRKKNVEGSKKTKGNVMEWKGKSGGKLGGKCGNVRSGEKELVRLDQRKRRNGKRFYVCLKKRRTNKVPSGKCDSCASKGNSFFGYGLGIGMMCMMSAGKSEINRLNTTMDETAKAVEELKAELSRKKVAHNLCASKNEGDIDEKNNRECRIHAIAESNNENRNIYRALDLQVAEEGECASSVVTEEPQPEVMEMDQLEAELESELLKLPWCATEDMDLNGGRDPCQDDFLEKEFNQADDRNAETYQCSGVLPSELDQKLCHLLIEQQEGQIVELESELRQTHSKLHEKEAELQALKDCDRRLTEFSLDEETDGKMEDEIIGGGDQEKKIRPESGKSIVGMKRSMIF